Proteins encoded together in one Anaerotignum propionicum DSM 1682 window:
- the nadD gene encoding nicotinate-nucleotide adenylyltransferase has product MRSEIASFRECKSIAIMGGTFDPIHNGHLVTAEAVRHRFNVDKVIFIPTGRPAHKAKRQITANEHRYLMTVLATMRNQNFEVSRIEIDRPGMTYTIDTIEALKQMCRPDVRLYFITGADAIHQIMNWKEPERLLSLCDFVAVTRPGYDRERLYGDIREIKEKFTSRIHFMEVPALAISSSDIRNREKRGEPIKYLLPQAVEDYIHKFCLYQDKEKDEVKFMLDLGVMQEKLQSALSIKRYIHTMGVADEAERLAEIYGTQRDKQKARVAGLLHDCAKDFPPEMRERFCKEYKVPVDEYMKKIPDLIHPFLGAEVAKREYLVADEEILGAIRFHTTGKASMSLLEKIIYIADYIEPNRESFDGLEEARRLAYLDLNMAMKYILEETIKYVKTKGREIHPLSLEAIEYYKDC; this is encoded by the coding sequence ATGCGAAGTGAAATAGCAAGTTTTAGGGAATGCAAAAGTATAGCCATTATGGGTGGTACCTTTGATCCCATTCATAATGGACATTTGGTGACGGCGGAGGCTGTGCGCCATCGTTTTAATGTGGACAAGGTCATTTTTATTCCTACCGGCAGACCGGCACACAAGGCAAAGCGTCAGATAACAGCAAATGAGCATCGTTATTTGATGACTGTATTAGCAACCATGCGCAATCAAAATTTTGAAGTGTCTCGCATTGAAATTGACCGACCCGGTATGACATATACTATTGATACCATTGAAGCATTGAAGCAAATGTGTCGACCTGATGTAAGGCTTTATTTTATTACAGGGGCAGATGCCATTCACCAAATCATGAACTGGAAGGAGCCGGAACGACTTTTATCGTTATGCGATTTTGTTGCGGTGACCAGACCGGGGTATGATAGAGAGCGTTTATATGGGGATATTCGGGAAATCAAAGAGAAATTTACCAGCCGAATCCATTTTATGGAAGTGCCTGCACTGGCAATTTCCTCCTCTGATATTAGAAATCGGGAAAAAAGAGGGGAACCAATTAAATATTTATTGCCTCAGGCTGTGGAGGATTATATCCATAAATTCTGCCTGTATCAGGACAAAGAAAAGGATGAGGTGAAATTTATGCTGGATTTAGGGGTAATGCAGGAAAAATTGCAGTCTGCATTGTCAATTAAGAGATATATCCATACCATGGGTGTAGCCGATGAAGCGGAACGTCTGGCAGAAATTTACGGTACCCAAAGGGACAAGCAAAAGGCACGGGTTGCAGGCTTATTACACGATTGTGCCAAGGATTTTCCTCCGGAAATGAGAGAACGTTTTTGTAAGGAATATAAGGTGCCTGTGGATGAATATATGAAAAAGATACCTGATTTGATTCATCCTTTTTTAGGGGCGGAGGTAGCAAAAAGAGAGTATTTGGTTGCAGATGAAGAAATTTTGGGAGCAATTCGCTTTCATACTACAGGAAAAGCAAGCATGTCTTTACTGGAAAAGATTATCTATATTGCTGACTATATTGAACCAAATCGGGAATCTTTTGATGGATTAGAGGAAGCTAGAAGGCTGGCATATCTGGACCTGAATATGGCTATGAAATATATTTTAGAAGAAACAATAAAATATGTAAAAACCAAGGGACGGGAAATACACCCTCTTTCGTTAGAAGCAATAGAATATTATAAGGATTGTTAA
- the rsfS gene encoding ribosome silencing factor — protein sequence MDAMKAAKIAQEALEDKLGQDIRVLDLRGLSNIADCFVIASGNNVNHLRGMADEIVRKLTLEDVKLHHSEGYSGATWILLDFGNLLIHLFNKEQRDFYGLDHVWSDAKDVK from the coding sequence ATGGACGCAATGAAAGCTGCCAAGATTGCCCAAGAGGCATTGGAGGATAAATTAGGACAGGATATTCGAGTTTTGGATTTAAGAGGTTTATCCAATATTGCGGACTGCTTTGTAATAGCAAGCGGTAATAATGTAAATCATTTAAGAGGAATGGCAGATGAAATCGTGCGTAAGCTGACTCTGGAAGATGTAAAACTGCATCACTCCGAAGGATACAGCGGTGCTACATGGATTTTGCTGGATTTTGGCAACCTCTTGATTCATTTGTTTAATAAAGAACAAAGAGATTTTTATGGTTTGGATCATGTTTGGAGCGATGCAAAGGACGTAAAATAA